The Tenacibaculum jejuense genome includes a window with the following:
- a CDS encoding PKD domain-containing protein, whose protein sequence is MKLKQKFKRWIYSNIQEKIKRPIWYFTIVFISLGLAVKSILPMYDGTKGPEMTKQTWPKGTFLSNFPEGDRINTYHRNYLMINGQAGTGVWDVSNPTAPKRVQFSDAANNGHRWWKLEGDLFYREYSVPELEGTGYKYLDLSNMLDRKPVTSSDILYTVQDGQANYDNLETFPHTIVGNRVFDMRSGQQVDNIPVSVAVPDVVVRVGNYVFYAPQTGAINVFDFGDPSNIKFLGSFGGDIPHEQYSTGIQLWRNYLIFMSGNQGPDALVGFDISDPTNVTRGFSLHSDQITLGRYMIFQDEFGFSGRFDRGVKFNFETMEIDHEFFPPSSDETLQFIDNQWMPIGHILVASGDDKTSIFAHQDELDTKGPSVGHHFPVSGAINQPVTTTIGFVINETLNDLTLNDQTIQVSPLGGNPIQGDVTTTSYQVINYAPKNPLLPNTTYEVKFVEGGIKDAVGNGMEEYSFFFTTGGDSSNQSPEVTGITANKTSPVIENTQVEFTANATDADGNKLSYRWDFGDGTPKTEWTTKTVNHTFTEAGNYNVQVQISDNNGGFVVASKAIVVSENLPNTAPTQSGPIIVDEINRMVWSVNPDNNSVTLIDADNFTVIKEISVGKDPISVALDGQQNAWITCRDSDEVYILNTQGIVQDQIQLNRGDRPYGLVFTPDQTRAFISAFGSGKIIEINPSTKVIANTISIGNTPRALAITGDGNKMLVTRFISPDEEGQVWEVNLNTLTKKTIDLALDDFTVDNGNAARGLPNYISGVSIHPNNKSAWSVAKKDNILRGFARDGKTLTFDNAVRTAISPINLTTGKEDLGNRLDFDNHGQPSSALYSPTGNYLFVTMQGNNRIIVIDPKTGIEILKTDVGKSPQGLAFDKNTNRLFVKNFMDRSVTVLNANTMVTNGNPVLENLATINTVGMEFLSAEVLKGKQIFYDASNLKMGTDGYISCASCHVDGTQDGRTWDFTDRGEGLRNTISLVGRAGTAHGRVHWSANFDEIQDFENDIRAHFKGQGFMITDDFNDGTTALTLGDAKTGKSADLDALTAYIESLDTFEPSPYKNANGSLTTDGVAGKAIFSDLKCASCHSGETFTDSPSGKLHDVGTLGIQSGQRLQKTLLGLDVPTLKDVWATAPYLHDGSAKTIKEVLTTKNVGDAHGAVSTLSQNQIDQLVAYINQIDGDEINTDDTQVLEMASPSDGSKLNTSEKVKLAVNTNIEGVTKVEYYVDNDLVEEVTTAPFESSWQPILWKTYTVVAKVFYNNGKTASITPESKVTFKNTINVMFVVGDKTNLSNEDQRIKSRLAQQFGFSITLFSDEEATSPQSANPYDLVLISSTVDPRELGNDLEGARVPLLTWNPFMYNRLRMTSGSLNTGFGITNEGFDQVTISAPNHPMAANAGITTALYDITQSLPFGSPSTEAIVIAKAGTQPILFGYEASATIPSRRTAFPLRDQFMHLLTPQGLKMFDAAILWTLHGGDADTPIGPLPDVYFTSPTNGQLVNAPISIEFETEGWDLPSQQFQLRYRIDGQDRGLITSEGVHEDLTNLSEGPHELTLQMERSDNSLTELGETITVMVTKDSIPKDPTVLIESPTNGSLVGPSFSIEFSTILWDLSPNGRHVKYSLDGIEQQDVYSVTPIPVSNLTEGAHTIKLELVEANGTLTGEFKEVTFTVDERLANLPDTDFSVEYRDNSSGANSSELKPVFQIVNGSNKNLALKDFTIRYWFTPDHNVPMVFNIDYSQPKGITGKYEALGSENYLELGFTTTSGNISANSKSGQIVTRLHHSGFQSHNQLNDFSYDAAKNALSPHVLVTLYYKGQLVWGLEPDGSIAENRAPIADFTSNVSSGQSPLSVQFDASGSYDPDGDVLTYTWDFGDGNTAVGEIVSHEFTQPDNYTVELTVSDGEKQHIKSTVITVTDQPINNAPIANFTTDVISGNAPLLVQFDASSSTDPDGDVLTYTWDFGDGNTATGETIAYEFLQPNSYNVILTVSDGVLQDSKSITINVIDDSNPNPSGCSFGTPITTSLASVNKAYDHVFVLGNGPDLSNIEKFTINWDANANGLWQFSINTTNGSPSWWNNLIPSITHNFNQAQPEIIITGSGFTGLDGAYWVTLDADNFVLVSKTKGYTLYFSTTNTTPNCASTVASRIQNEQSLETEVFAIGPNPASNFISVAIPIYQNLNAKRQLRLFNMNGKIVKQKNFNKQQHIILPVEDLAKGLYVLEITNSEEGKVTTKKIVIK, encoded by the coding sequence ACGATGGTACAAAAGGTCCGGAAATGACAAAACAAACTTGGCCTAAAGGAACTTTTCTTTCAAACTTTCCAGAAGGAGATAGAATTAACACATATCATCGTAATTACTTGATGATTAACGGACAAGCAGGAACAGGCGTTTGGGATGTGTCAAATCCAACTGCTCCAAAACGAGTTCAGTTTAGCGACGCTGCAAATAACGGTCATCGTTGGTGGAAATTAGAAGGAGATTTATTTTATCGAGAATATTCTGTTCCAGAACTGGAAGGAACAGGGTACAAATATCTCGATTTATCTAATATGCTGGATAGAAAACCGGTAACATCTTCAGATATTTTATATACCGTTCAAGATGGACAAGCGAATTACGATAATCTAGAAACGTTCCCACATACTATTGTCGGAAATCGAGTTTTCGATATGCGTTCTGGTCAACAAGTCGATAATATTCCGGTAAGTGTTGCAGTTCCAGATGTTGTCGTAAGAGTAGGAAACTATGTGTTTTATGCACCACAAACAGGAGCGATAAATGTATTCGATTTCGGAGATCCAAGTAATATTAAATTTTTAGGATCTTTTGGAGGAGATATTCCTCACGAACAATATAGTACAGGAATTCAACTGTGGAGAAATTACCTGATTTTTATGAGCGGAAATCAAGGCCCAGATGCTTTAGTTGGTTTTGATATCAGTGATCCAACAAATGTAACAAGAGGATTTAGTTTGCATTCCGATCAAATTACATTAGGAAGATATATGATTTTTCAAGACGAATTTGGTTTCTCTGGAAGATTTGACAGAGGTGTGAAATTTAATTTTGAAACTATGGAAATTGATCATGAATTTTTTCCTCCTTCTAGTGATGAAACGCTTCAATTTATCGATAATCAATGGATGCCAATCGGACATATTTTAGTGGCTAGTGGAGATGATAAAACTTCAATTTTTGCACATCAAGATGAGTTAGACACAAAAGGGCCTTCTGTTGGGCATCATTTTCCAGTTTCAGGAGCAATTAATCAGCCAGTAACAACTACAATTGGTTTTGTAATTAATGAAACTTTGAATGATTTAACATTAAATGATCAAACTATTCAAGTAAGTCCACTTGGAGGAAATCCAATTCAAGGAGATGTTACCACAACTTCATATCAAGTAATTAATTACGCGCCTAAAAATCCATTATTACCGAATACAACTTACGAAGTAAAGTTTGTTGAAGGTGGAATTAAAGATGCAGTTGGTAATGGAATGGAGGAATATAGTTTCTTTTTTACTACAGGTGGTGATTCTTCAAATCAATCTCCAGAAGTAACAGGTATTACAGCTAACAAAACTTCTCCTGTAATTGAGAATACTCAGGTTGAGTTTACAGCAAATGCGACAGATGCTGATGGTAATAAATTAAGTTATCGTTGGGACTTTGGTGATGGAACACCAAAAACAGAATGGACTACCAAAACGGTAAATCATACCTTCACTGAAGCAGGAAATTATAATGTGCAAGTTCAAATTTCAGATAACAACGGAGGTTTTGTAGTGGCTTCAAAAGCTATAGTTGTTTCAGAAAATCTACCAAATACTGCTCCAACACAATCCGGACCAATTATAGTAGATGAAATAAATAGAATGGTATGGTCTGTAAATCCAGATAATAATTCAGTTACATTAATCGATGCCGATAATTTTACTGTAATAAAAGAAATTTCGGTAGGAAAAGATCCTATTAGTGTAGCGTTAGATGGACAACAAAATGCTTGGATTACTTGTAGAGATTCAGATGAGGTTTATATTTTAAATACTCAAGGAATCGTTCAAGATCAAATTCAATTAAATCGAGGTGATCGACCTTACGGATTGGTATTTACTCCAGATCAAACACGTGCTTTTATTTCTGCTTTTGGTTCAGGAAAGATTATCGAAATTAATCCGTCAACAAAAGTAATTGCAAATACAATTTCAATAGGAAATACACCAAGAGCTTTAGCAATTACTGGAGATGGAAACAAAATGTTAGTCACACGTTTTATTTCACCAGATGAAGAAGGTCAAGTTTGGGAAGTAAACCTAAATACGTTAACTAAAAAAACAATTGATTTAGCATTAGATGATTTCACTGTAGATAACGGAAATGCAGCTCGAGGATTACCAAATTATATTTCAGGTGTTAGCATTCATCCCAATAATAAATCTGCTTGGTCGGTAGCAAAAAAAGATAATATTTTAAGAGGATTTGCGAGAGATGGAAAAACGTTAACTTTCGATAATGCTGTTCGTACAGCTATTTCTCCGATCAATTTAACAACAGGAAAAGAAGATTTAGGAAATAGATTAGATTTTGATAATCATGGTCAGCCTTCATCAGCTTTATATTCTCCAACAGGAAATTATTTGTTTGTTACCATGCAAGGAAACAATAGAATTATTGTAATTGATCCGAAAACGGGCATCGAAATTTTAAAAACAGATGTAGGAAAATCTCCACAAGGTTTAGCTTTTGATAAAAATACCAACCGACTTTTTGTAAAAAACTTTATGGATCGTTCGGTTACTGTTTTAAATGCCAATACTATGGTGACGAACGGAAATCCGGTGCTAGAAAATTTAGCGACTATTAATACTGTCGGAATGGAGTTTTTAAGTGCTGAAGTATTAAAAGGGAAACAAATTTTTTACGATGCATCTAATTTAAAAATGGGAACCGATGGTTATATCAGCTGTGCGAGTTGTCATGTTGATGGAACTCAAGATGGAAGAACTTGGGATTTCACTGATCGTGGAGAAGGGTTAAGAAATACGATTTCACTAGTTGGTCGTGCTGGAACTGCTCACGGAAGAGTACATTGGAGTGCGAATTTTGATGAAATTCAAGATTTTGAAAATGATATTCGTGCGCATTTTAAAGGTCAAGGTTTTATGATTACAGATGATTTTAACGATGGAACAACAGCCTTAACACTTGGAGATGCGAAAACAGGAAAATCAGCAGATTTAGATGCTTTAACAGCGTATATAGAATCGTTAGATACTTTTGAACCGAGTCCGTATAAAAATGCTAACGGATCGTTAACTACAGATGGAGTTGCAGGAAAAGCTATTTTCTCAGACTTAAAATGTGCTTCTTGTCATAGTGGAGAAACATTTACAGATAGTCCTTCAGGAAAATTACACGATGTGGGTACTTTAGGAATTCAAAGTGGACAACGTCTTCAAAAAACATTGTTAGGTTTAGATGTTCCTACATTAAAAGATGTTTGGGCAACAGCTCCATATTTACATGATGGTTCAGCAAAAACAATTAAAGAAGTTTTAACAACAAAGAATGTTGGAGATGCACACGGAGCAGTTTCTACTTTAAGTCAAAATCAAATTGATCAGTTAGTAGCATATATTAATCAAATTGATGGCGATGAGATTAATACAGATGATACTCAAGTTTTAGAAATGGCATCGCCTTCAGATGGATCGAAATTAAATACATCAGAAAAAGTAAAATTAGCAGTAAATACTAATATTGAAGGAGTAACTAAAGTTGAATATTATGTAGATAACGATTTGGTTGAAGAAGTTACTACAGCACCTTTCGAAAGTTCTTGGCAACCTATTTTATGGAAAACATACACAGTAGTTGCTAAAGTATTTTATAACAACGGAAAAACAGCTTCTATAACTCCAGAATCAAAAGTTACATTTAAGAATACAATCAACGTAATGTTTGTAGTAGGAGATAAGACAAATCTTTCCAATGAAGATCAGCGTATAAAATCGAGATTAGCACAACAATTTGGCTTTTCTATTACTTTGTTTTCAGATGAAGAAGCTACGAGTCCGCAATCTGCAAATCCGTATGATTTAGTTTTAATTTCTTCTACTGTAGATCCAAGAGAACTAGGAAATGATTTAGAAGGAGCTAGAGTGCCGTTATTAACCTGGAATCCTTTTATGTACAATCGTTTAAGAATGACTTCAGGATCGTTAAATACAGGTTTTGGAATTACAAATGAAGGCTTCGATCAAGTAACAATTTCAGCTCCAAATCATCCAATGGCAGCAAATGCTGGAATAACAACAGCTTTATATGATATTACACAAAGTTTACCTTTTGGAAGTCCATCAACAGAAGCTATTGTAATTGCTAAAGCAGGTACACAACCTATTTTATTTGGTTATGAGGCTAGTGCAACAATTCCATCGAGAAGAACAGCGTTTCCATTACGAGATCAATTCATGCATTTACTAACACCACAAGGTTTAAAAATGTTTGATGCAGCGATTTTATGGACACTTCATGGTGGTGATGCAGATACGCCAATCGGACCATTACCTGATGTATATTTTACTTCACCAACTAACGGACAATTAGTAAATGCTCCAATTAGTATTGAATTTGAAACTGAAGGTTGGGATTTACCGTCACAACAATTTCAGTTAAGATATAGAATAGATGGACAAGATAGAGGTTTAATAACTTCGGAAGGTGTGCATGAAGATTTAACAAATTTGTCTGAAGGTCCACATGAATTAACACTTCAAATGGAAAGAAGTGACAATTCGTTAACGGAACTTGGAGAAACGATAACGGTTATGGTAACCAAAGATTCAATTCCAAAAGATCCAACAGTATTAATTGAATCGCCAACAAATGGAAGTTTAGTCGGACCTAGTTTTTCTATTGAATTTTCTACAATCTTGTGGGATCTTTCACCTAATGGAAGACATGTGAAATATTCTTTAGATGGAATTGAACAGCAAGATGTGTATTCAGTTACTCCTATTCCTGTATCAAATTTAACAGAAGGCGCTCATACTATTAAGTTAGAATTGGTAGAAGCCAATGGTACACTTACTGGAGAATTTAAAGAAGTGACATTTACAGTAGATGAAAGACTAGCAAATTTACCAGATACTGATTTTAGTGTCGAGTATAGAGATAATAGTTCAGGAGCAAATTCATCAGAATTAAAACCGGTATTTCAAATTGTAAATGGTTCCAATAAGAATTTAGCATTGAAAGATTTTACAATTCGTTATTGGTTTACACCAGATCATAATGTTCCTATGGTATTCAATATAGATTATTCTCAACCAAAAGGAATTACAGGAAAATATGAAGCATTAGGTTCAGAAAATTATTTAGAATTAGGATTTACAACTACTTCTGGAAATATCAGTGCAAACTCAAAATCTGGACAGATCGTAACAAGATTGCATCATTCTGGATTTCAATCTCACAATCAGCTGAATGATTTTTCTTATGATGCAGCTAAGAATGCTTTAAGTCCACATGTTTTAGTCACGTTATATTACAAAGGACAGTTAGTTTGGGGATTAGAACCCGATGGTTCGATTGCTGAAAATAGAGCTCCGATTGCAGATTTTACCTCTAATGTAAGTTCAGGACAAAGTCCATTAAGTGTTCAGTTTGATGCATCAGGTTCTTACGATCCAGATGGAGATGTATTAACTTATACTTGGGATTTTGGTGATGGAAATACAGCAGTAGGAGAAATAGTTTCACATGAGTTTACACAACCTGATAACTATACAGTTGAACTTACGGTTAGTGATGGAGAAAAACAACACATAAAATCTACGGTAATTACAGTAACAGATCAACCGATAAATAATGCTCCGATAGCTAATTTTACTACAGATGTAATCTCAGGAAATGCACCTTTATTAGTTCAGTTTGATGCTTCTAGTTCAACAGACCCAGATGGAGATGTATTAACATATACATGGGATTTTGGTGACGGAAATACTGCAACAGGAGAAACAATCGCTTATGAATTTTTACAGCCAAATAGTTACAATGTAATATTAACAGTAAGTGATGGTGTTTTACAAGATTCTAAAAGTATTACAATCAACGTAATCGATGATTCAAATCCGAATCCTTCAGGTTGTAGTTTTGGTACGCCAATAACCACAAGTTTAGCATCTGTCAATAAAGCTTATGATCATGTATTTGTTTTAGGAAATGGACCTGACTTAAGTAATATCGAAAAGTTTACCATAAACTGGGATGCCAATGCAAATGGTTTGTGGCAATTTTCAATTAATACAACAAATGGTTCTCCATCTTGGTGGAATAACTTAATACCAAGTATTACGCATAATTTCAATCAAGCACAGCCAGAAATAATAATAACAGGATCTGGTTTTACAGGTTTAGATGGAGCATATTGGGTAACCTTAGATGCTGACAACTTTGTGCTAGTTTCAAAAACAAAAGGATATACCTTGTATTTCAGTACAACAAATACAACACCGAACTGCGCAAGCACTGTTGCATCTAGAATTCAAAATGAACAAAGTTTAGAAACTGAAGTATTTGCAATTGGACCAAATCCAGCTTCAAATTTTATTTCAGTTGCAATTCCGATATATCAAAATTTAAATGCTAAAAGGCAATTGCGCTTATTCAATATGAATGGGAAGATTGTAAAACAGAAAAATTTTAATAAACAACAGCATATTATTTTACCTGTTGAAGATTTAGCAAAAGGATTGTATGTATTAGAAATTACAAATAGTGAAGAAGGAAAAGTAACTACCAAAAAGATTGTTATAAAATAG